In Silene latifolia isolate original U9 population chromosome 3, ASM4854445v1, whole genome shotgun sequence, a single window of DNA contains:
- the LOC141649586 gene encoding uncharacterized protein LOC141649586 has product MKKTDCNILVEKLVSMIRSFGSEKLSYSGRLILVNSVLTALYNYWINIFVIPTGVLNKLNAICRNYLWDGGADYVRVSMVGWEKVCCPKSKGGLGIKDSLAWNIAAIGKLVNQVYLKGQDWKDYKPSGDLSWRWKSVCKVKDKLDTGYQNGHWLLDARGYTLRSGYDLIRHKFQNVPWHKQIWNSWSLPKHQFIGWLIVREALMLKDKLFSLEIAPNDDCLLCVSNPLQRITDGQFSQVQKGVILSAISATFYHIWLQRNKARVDGVLQRPEFLRELIQKELKARIAVQLSQGIANRDNVWLRSRSLVV; this is encoded by the exons ATGAAGAAAACTGACTGCAATATCCTTGTTGAGAAACTGGTCAGTATGATTAGAAGCTTTGGATCCGAAAAGTTGAGTTACTCAGGAAGATTAATTCTTGTAAACTCTGTCCTGACTGCTTTGTATAACTATTGGATCAATATCTTTGTTATCCCTACAGGTGTTCTAAATAAGCTTAATGCCATCTGCAGAAACTACCTTTGGGATGGGGGTGCAGATTATGTTAGAGTGTCTATGGTAGGGTGGGAGAAAGTATGCTGTCCAAAATCTAAAGGAGGTTTGGGCATAAAGGATAGCCTTGCCTGGAACATTGCTGCAATAGGCAAGCTG GTAAATCAGGTCTATTTAAAGGGTCAAGACTGGAAGGACTACAAACCTAGTGGAGATCTTAGCTGGAGGTGGAAGTCTGTTTGTAAGGTTAAAGATAAATTGGATACTGGTTACCAGAATGGACATTGGTTACTGGATGCTAGAGGTTACACTTTGCGTAGTGGCTATGATTTAATCAGGCACAAGTTTCAGAATGTGCCTTGGCATAAACAGATTTGGAACTCTTGGAGTCTCCCCAAACATCAATTCATTGGTTGGCTCATTGTTAGAGAAGCTCTTATGCTCAAAGATAAGTTGTTTTCTCTGGAAATTGCTCCTAATGATGACTGCCTCTTGTGTG TGTCTAATCCCCTCCAAAGGATTACTGATGGCCAGTTTTCTCAGGTACAGAAAGGTGTGATTTTAAGTGCGATATCTGCTACTTTCTATCACATTTGGTTACAACGGAACAAGGCTCGCGTGGATGGTGTACTACAAAGACCTGAATTTTTGCGAGAATTGATCCAGAAGGAACTGAAAGCTAGGATTGCAGTACAACTTAGCCAAGGAATAGCTAATAGAGATAATGTATGGTTAAGAAGTAGAAGTTTGGTTGTATAA